The following coding sequences lie in one Arabidopsis thaliana chromosome 3, partial sequence genomic window:
- a CDS encoding PLAC8 family protein (PLAC8 family protein; FUNCTIONS IN: molecular_function unknown; INVOLVED IN: biological_process unknown; LOCATED IN: plasma membrane; EXPRESSED IN: male gametophyte, cultured cell; EXPRESSED DURING: M germinated pollen stage; CONTAINS InterPro DOMAIN/s: Protein of unknown function Cys-rich (InterPro:IPR006461), Protein of unknown function DUF2985 (InterPro:IPR021369); BEST Arabidopsis thaliana protein match is: PLAC8 family protein (TAIR:AT5G05350.1); Has 166 Blast hits to 162 proteins in 25 species: Archae - 0; Bacteria - 2; Metazoa - 0; Fungi - 10; Plants - 150; Viruses - 0; Other Eukaryotes - 4 (source: NCBI BLink).) has protein sequence MGSNCDGNLKAEIEESNGSSGKNTKVPPCPLDVSTSRRTLIGDGKPRRWSISALPDASSRFQLLKFGSPSAKFKKMAEDRDEVSRSVTSSSNGSSHNFRERISGVLHRKIDWSSLMNMGKEWIRNPINMALFVWILVVAVSGAILFMVMTGMLNHALPKKSQRDAWFEVNNQILNGLFTLMCLYQHPKRFYHLVLLCRWKHDDITKLRKAYCKDGTYKPNEWMHIMVVVILLHLNCFAQYALCGLNVGYRRSERPPIGVAICISAAIGAPAVAGLYTILSPLGKDYNDSNEDEENQLKQREEGSVNRRFTLERRYSFASASTGVGDGMVPVSDPQWSGGILDIWDDISLAYLSLFCTFCVFGWNMERVGFGNMYVHIATFILFCLAPFFIFNLAAVNIDNETVREALGISGILLCVFGLLYGGFWRIQMRKRFKLPSYNFCFGRAAIADCALWLCCCWCSLAQEVRTANSYEIVEDKFCQRKEEKNMVSPNLVSPLPREDGVFDPRFGLGSSPKNISGASSPSPSRFWKEAHSPNVQTPREKEEVKSDVALTPPSPLSIHREA, from the coding sequence ATGGGATCTAATTGTGATGGGAATTTGAAAGCAGAGATTGAAGAATCTAATGGTTCTTCTGGCAAAAATACTAAGGTTCCTCCTTGTCCTCTTGATGTTTCTACATCTAGAAGAACTTTGATTGGTGATGGTAAACCTAGGAGATGGTCTATTAGTGCTTTACCTGATGCTTCTAGTAGATTCCAGCTTCTCAAATTTGGTTCTCCTTCTGCTAAGTTCAAGAAAATGGCTGAGGATAGAGACGAGGTTTCACGGTCAGTGACTAGCTCAAGTAACGGAAGCAGTCATAATTTCAGGGAAAGAATCAGTGGCGTGCTTCACCGGAAAATAGATTGGAGTTCTCTGATGAATATGGGGAAAGAATGGATTAGGAATCCTATTAACATGGCTTTATTCGTTTGGATACTTGTTGTTGCAGTCTCTGGTGCTATTCTCTTCATGGTTATGACTGGTATGTTGAATCATGCTTTGCCTAAGAAGTCACAGAGAGATGCTTGGTTTGAAGTTAACAATCAGATTCTTAATGGCTTGTTTACTTTGATGTGTCTTTATCAACATCCCAAACGGTTTTATCACTTAGTGCTTCTTTGTAGATGGAAGCATGATGATATTACTAAGCTTAGGAAAGCTTATTGCAAGGATGGGACTTATAAGCCTAATGAATGGATGCACATTATGGTTGTTGTCATTTTGCTTCACTTGAATTGTTTTGCTCAGTACGCGCTTTGTGGTCTTAATGTTGGATACAGGAGATCAGAGAGACCTCCCATTGGAGTTGCTATATGTATCTCTGCTGCCATTGGAGCTCCTGCGGTTGCGGGTTTGTACACTATACTAAGTCCACTTGGGAAAGATTATAATGATTCTAATGAAGACGAGGAGAATCAACTGAAGCAACGTGAAGAAGGGTCTGTTAATCGTCGGTTTACTTTAGAGAGGAGGTATTCGTTTGCCTCTGCTTCCACGGGGGTTGGGGATGGGATGGTTCCGGTGAGTGATCCTCAGTGGAGTGGTGGAATTTTGGATATTTGGGATGATATTTCATTGgcttatctttctcttttctgcaCTTTCTGTGTCTTTGGATGGAACATGGAGAGAGTTGGGTTTGGGAACATGTATGTTCACATAGCTACGTTTATTCTCTTCTGTTTGGCACCTTTCTTTATATTCAACTTAGCTGCGGTTAATATCGATAATGAGACGGTCAGGGAGGCGTTAGGGATATCTGGAATCcttctttgtgtgtttggtTTGCTCTATGGTGGATTCTGGAGAATTCAGATGAGGAAAAGATTCAAATTACCGAGTTATAATTTCTGTTTCGGTAGAGCCGCGATTGCTGATTGTGCGCTCTGgttatgttgttgttggtgctCTTTAGCACAAGAAGTTAGGACTGCAAACTCTTATGAGATAGTGGAAGACAAATTCtgccaaagaaaagaagagaagaatatgGTATCTCCGAATTTGGTATCACCTTTGCCTCGTGAAGACGGTGTGTTTGATCCTCGGTTTGGTCTCGGGAGCTCCCCTAAGAACATAAGTGGAGCTAGTTCTCCTAGCCCGAGCAGGTTTTGGAAAGAGGCACATAGCCCAAATGTACAGACAcctagagagaaagaagaggttAAAAGCGATGTTGCTCTGACTCCACCTTCTCCTCTGTCTATACACCGAGAAGCTTGA